GATCTCGATGTAGGCGGTGACGACCTCGGGCGCATCCGCGCCAGGCGAAACGCCATGCCAGGGGTGGGCCTGCAAGGTGTGGAGCTGCGGTTGATTCTTCGTGGCCATATCGCTTCTTCTCGGGCGCTCGCGCGTCCGGGGTCCTTCATACGAATTCATGTGCTGGGAAGAGGAGGACATCCGAGATGGATTCCACTCCCAGCAACAGCATCAAGATACGATCGAGCCCCACGGCGATGCCCGCCGAGGGCGGCATGCGCCCTACCGCGTCGAGGAAGCGCTCGTCCAGTGGATAGACGGCCCGGTCTGCTTTCCGCCGGAATTCCTGCTCCTCCAACAAGCGGGCGCGCTGCTCCACCGGATCCGTCAGCTCGGAAAAGCCATTGGCCAGCTCCAGGCCCCGCGCGTACAGCTCCGTGCGCTCGGCCACCGAGGGGTCCCCCGGCTTGAGCCTCGCCAGCGAGGCCATGGAGGCGGGGTACTCCGTCAGGTAGGTGGGCCGCTCCCACCCCAGCGTCCCCTCCACCTTCTGCAGGAAGAGGTGGAAGAAGACGTCGTCGAAGAGCGTGGCGTCCCCCGTGCGCACCCCGGCCGCCTCCGCCGCCCGCTTCAGTGAGGCCCCGTCCGGGCACGCCCGCAGGTCCACCCCCGTGGCCCTCAGCACCGCGTCCCGCACTGACAGTCGCTCGTAGGGTGTCTGGGAGAAGAATCCGCCGCCGCCCACCGCCCGGTCCGCCTCCGCCAGCGCCCCTTCCAGGTCCGCCATGATGGCGTGGTAGTCCGCCTGGGGCCGGTAGAACTCCAGCATCGTGAACTCGGGGTTGTGCGTCTTCGACACCTCCCCGTTCCGGAATACCTTGCAAATCTGGAAGATGGGACCGGCCCCGTCCGCCAACAGCCGCTTCATCGCGTACTCGGGGCTGGTGTGCAGG
This window of the Archangium lipolyticum genome carries:
- the epmA gene encoding EF-P lysine aminoacylase EpmA; amino-acid sequence: MPNPVQWRSAAGRQALYGALRRFFLQLGYLEVDTPLLIPAPGMEPHITAFEVPFVPETDVGQRRTLYLHTSPEYAMKRLLADGAGPIFQICKVFRNGEVSKTHNPEFTMLEFYRPQADYHAIMADLEGALAEADRAVGGGGFFSQTPYERLSVRDAVLRATGVDLRACPDGASLKRAAEAAGVRTGDATLFDDVFFHLFLQKVEGTLGWERPTYLTEYPASMASLARLKPGDPSVAERTELYARGLELANGFSELTDPVEQRARLLEEQEFRRKADRAVYPLDERFLDAVGRMPPSAGIAVGLDRILMLLLGVESISDVLLFPAHEFV